TTCTTCAGGTACTTTTACGTTCATATCTAACGTTCCATGAAGGATTCCACCTGCAACCTCATCTGATATTGCAATGACAGCATCTGCTTTAATTTCATGAATTTTATTAAATAGCTCAATACCCTCTTCATAAGTGTTTGCTGAAAACTCAAACATATTATCTTTACTTATGTTGTGCTCTTCTAATACTTCACAAATTTTATCTGCGAGTAAAGTCTCCAACACACTATGGTAACCGCTTTGTACATATGCAATTTTTTTGTTGCCGCGCTCAATAAACCCTTCTACAATACGAGCAATTGCATCACGATAATTTGCATTTACTCTGTTTATTGACGTTTCTTTAGAATATCCACAGACTACGACTGGCGTATTTGAACGCTGAATATTATCGATTATTTTTTGGTCATCCGTTCCACCTAAAAAGATGATACCGTCCACTTGATTACTTAATAACGTTTCAAACGCATTCTTTTCTTTTTTAGCATCATTATCAGTATTTGTAATAATGATTTGATATTGATACATTTCAGCAATGTCTTCTAACCCTCTTAACACTGCTGAATAATATAAATCTGAAATGTCAGGAATAATTACCCCAACCGTCTTTGTTTTTTTACTAGCGAGACCTCTAGCCACCGCGTTCGGTTTGTAGTTTAATCGTTCTATGACGTCTTTTACTTTACGACGTGTTTCTGGCTTAACGTTTGGGTTACCATTAAGTACGCGTGAAACAGTAGCCATTGACACATTCGCTTCTCTTGCAACATCATAAATCGTAATTGCCATGATTTATTTTCCTCCTATGAAAACGTTTTTGTTTATTGATAATCATAACAGAAAATGAATGAGAATGTAAATAATTTAACAATAAACATCAAAAAAGTTCAGCATAAAAGCTGAACTTTATAAATTAGATAAATCAACACTGTCTTTGTTTACATATCCATCTTTAACATCTTCTCGAATTGCTCGTTTTTGAGCGGCCATTAAGTCCTGATCCGAGTCCTTAATACGTTTAACTTCTTCGAGTTCTGCTTTTTTCACTTTGACTTTGTCGACAATTTTATCTTTTTGATCTTCAAATACACCTTTTGGATCTTTTAAATCTTCACGAAGTGATTGTCCAGATTTTGGTGCTAAGAATAGACCTAAAATAGATCCGACAATCATACCGAAAATTAGTCCGAGTGGTAATCCTTTTTTACTCTTTTGTTTTGGTGGACTATACGGTTTAATTCCATGTGTATGTCGATCTCTATCATATTTTTCCATATAACATCCCTCGCTTAGTAGCGACCTTTTATCGCATTGTTACGACGCTGACGTTGCTGCCATTTATCAGCAAGTTCCATTGCAACGTTTGACCATTGTACAACTTGTGCAATTTGCTCTTCGTTCTCTGAGATGTTTGTCGTAATTGAATTTGTCACTCTATCGACTGATGTGTTAAGGTTTTGAACTGAATATCCAACACCTTGAACTGCATCAACGACTGAGTTTAATTTTTCAACTTTACCTTGTACGTCTTCAACTAGACGATTACTTTTGTGTAATAAGTCGGTTGACTCACGTGTAATTCCTTGAATTTGTCCATCTAATCCATCGAGTGTTTCTGCAACGTAATCTAAGTTTTTCTTAACACTAAGTAAAACGACAGCTACTGCAATACATGCTACTAAAAATCCAACTGCAGCAACTACGAGTGCAATCCACCCTAAAATACTCCAATCCATAAATAACGCCTCCGTAAATGTTCTTATGTGTATAACTTATTAATAGCCGAATTCAATTCATTGTAAACATGTTTAAGAGATAAGTTCTGTAAATCTTTTTTCGTACTTTTGAATATCTCCTGCACCCATAAAGATAATGACACTATCTTCATATTGATCGAGTTCTTTAATTTTTGCTTCTGTTAACAGTTTTGAACCCGGTATTAAATTCACCAAATCTTCACTCGATAAATTACCACTTTGTTCTCTCGCAGAACCAAAAATATCTACGATATAAACTTTGTCCGCCTCTTTTAAACTGTCTGCAAATTCATTTAAAAACTTTTCTGTTCTAGAGAAAGTATGTGGTTGGAATACCGCAACGACCTGGTGATTCTTATATTTTTTTCGTGCTGTTTCAAGCGTTGCCTCAATTTCTTTCGGGTGGTGCGCATAGTCATCCACGACGATATAACTTTTATATTTCGTCTCTGAAAAACGTCGTTTAACGCCACCATATGTTAAAAAAGCACTTTTAATATTATCGAAATCAAAACCTTCTAAATAACAAATTGTAATGACAGCAAGTGAATTTAAAATTAAATGATCACCATATAACGGAATAATAAAATTATCTTTATATTCGCCTTCAATGTATAAATCAAATGAAGTGCCGTTATCTACCACTTCTACATTTCTAGCTTCGACTGTATAATCACCATCGATACCATACGTATACATCGGAACATCGACTTTTATTTCATTGATATATGGA
Above is a genomic segment from Nosocomiicoccus massiliensis containing:
- a CDS encoding DUF948 domain-containing protein — its product is MDWSILGWIALVVAAVGFLVACIAVAVVLLSVKKNLDYVAETLDGLDGQIQGITRESTDLLHKSNRLVEDVQGKVEKLNSVVDAVQGVGYSVQNLNTSVDRVTNSITTNISENEEQIAQVVQWSNVAMELADKWQQRQRRNNAIKGRY
- a CDS encoding substrate-binding domain-containing protein, with amino-acid sequence MAITIYDVAREANVSMATVSRVLNGNPNVKPETRRKVKDVIERLNYKPNAVARGLASKKTKTVGVIIPDISDLYYSAVLRGLEDIAEMYQYQIIITNTDNDAKKEKNAFETLLSNQVDGIIFLGGTDDQKIIDNIQRSNTPVVVCGYSKETSINRVNANYRDAIARIVEGFIERGNKKIAYVQSGYHSVLETLLADKICEVLEEHNISKDNMFEFSANTYEEGIELFNKIHEIKADAVIAISDEVAGGILHGTLDMNVKVPEELEIISCSNTRIAYMMRPKLSTIAVPLYDIGAVGMRLLTKIMNNEEVDEKVTMLPLKINYAKTTRV
- the murC gene encoding UDP-N-acetylmuramate--L-alanine ligase encodes the protein MKKYHFIGIKGAGMSALAQVLFDLGHEVQGSDITSEVFTEYQLKKKGIKILPFSEDNIVEDFTYIAGNAFNDDHVEIKKALENGYPVIRYHKFLSEFMKDYTSIGVTGSHGKTSTTGLLSHVMNGDKETTYLIGDGTGVGKKEADYFAFESCEYRRHFLAYHPDYAIITNIDFDHPDYFKDVEDVVSAFQSMANQVTKAVVAYGNDPYINEIKVDVPMYTYGIDGDYTVEARNVEVVDNGTSFDLYIEGEYKDNFIIPLYGDHLILNSLAVITICYLEGFDFDNIKSAFLTYGGVKRRFSETKYKSYIVVDDYAHHPKEIEATLETARKKYKNHQVVAVFQPHTFSRTEKFLNEFADSLKEADKVYIVDIFGSAREQSGNLSSEDLVNLIPGSKLLTEAKIKELDQYEDSVIIFMGAGDIQKYEKRFTELIS
- a CDS encoding YtxH domain-containing protein — translated: MEKYDRDRHTHGIKPYSPPKQKSKKGLPLGLIFGMIVGSILGLFLAPKSGQSLREDLKDPKGVFEDQKDKIVDKVKVKKAELEEVKRIKDSDQDLMAAQKRAIREDVKDGYVNKDSVDLSNL